The following DNA comes from Pseudanabaena yagii GIHE-NHR1.
TGACCAGGTATTACAGCGATCGCCTATTGAACCAAACTTATCGATTCTTACTTCTGGACAAATACCCCCAGATCCGACGCGGTTACTTTCCTCCCAAAAAATGCAGAATTTGATGCAATTATTTCAGGAAAGTTTTGACTTAGTAATTTATGATACTCCTCCTTTATTAGGGTTGGTTGACTCAAAATTGATTGCTGCAAAAACAGATGGTATTGTTATTGTGGTTGGATTGGATAAGGCTAAAGCTTCTAATCTGACACAGGCTCTAGACCTACTAAGCAATTCTCCAATAGGAGTCTTTGGGGTAATTGTGAATGGTTCAAAAGATTATGATGCTGATCTCAATAAAACCTATAGTCTGTATTAGATTAAATAAAATTATTATTACATCTTTGCAAGTTACCCTTATTACTCTAATATTTGCCTTTAGGTAGATGCTTCCATACGTGAAGATATCTCTTAAGAGATTATGGAACCCTTGATTTTTTTTGCTGTTATTTGGTTATTGTGGTTGATTAGTTCTAGATCGTGGAAACGACGATTTGTACTGCCATTAGCTATTATCGGATTGCTTTACCTATTTATAACTTCTCCAATTATGCTTGCTTTGGCAAGCCAAGGGTTGACTTTTGCTATTCCTCAAGACTCTGGAGAGAATGCTGATGCTATTGTGATTTTAGGACGAGGTGAATCCTTACGATCGCCACGAGTGGATTTAGGTAATGAACTCTGGCAACAGAAGCGTGCTCCTAAAATATTTGTTAGTGGAATGCTGGATGCTCAGGAAATTGCTACACATCTAAAACAAAAAGGAGTACCCCATTTCAAAATTAGTGGAGAAAGTTGCTCGCAGAGTACGGAAGAAAATGCTCAATTTACGACAGCATTACTTTACCCACAAGGTATTCAGAAAATCTTACTGGTAACTGATGTTCCACATATGTTGCGATCGCAAATTTTATTTCAAAGCTATGGGTTTAAAGTTATTCCTCGTATGATTCCTTTACCTGTGCAATGGAGTAATAATAAGCAACTCAAGGCTGTTTTACGAGAATACGCAGCTTTAATTCATTATCAATGGAATGGGTATTTAAGAAATAGAACTCAAGAAGAAATTGTGAATCCATCTGAAAAGGTTAGCGATCGCCTTAAGAATTGGAATTGCCGAATTAACATCTAAAGTATAGTCGCATCTAGTTGATAGCTGGAACCAAGAAGAGAGTTGCGGCGCTTCGCGACACAACTCTCTTCTTGGTTTTATAGCTTAACTTGATTGGCTATAGCTATAGCTCTGAGTAGTTCGTAGCAAAGAATTTATATTGAGGTTTTACGGCAATACTCAAAACTAAATTAATTTAGTTTTGAGTATTGCCTGATCGGTAGATGTGATTTTTTCGATAGGGGCTAAAATATACTGAGATTAAAGTTTCTTAATATTTAGGCAATTGTATCGTGCTAATTCAATCAGACTGGCTCAAAAGGCTACGAGGTCACTCGTTTGACCTAGAGTTAGGGGCGATCGCTATTATTTATTTTGTCCAAGGCGCAATGGCAATCTCGCAGCTTGCCGTCAGTTTCTTTCTTAAGGATGACTTAGGTCTTAGCCCTGCGGAAGTTGCATCAATGGTGGGAATTACAATGATCCCTTGGACAATTAAGCCCCTCTATGGTCTGATTTCCGACGGATTCCCTATATTTGGTTATCGCCGCCGCCCATACCTACTAATTTCAAGTGTGCTAGGGATTTTTGCATGGTCAAGTATGGGGCTATGGGTGGCAACTCCGTTTTGGGCGATCGCCATGATTGCCTTCGGTTCTCTTTCACTAGCTTGTTCGGATGCAATTACTGATGCCTTGATTGTGCAGCGCGCAAGACTGGAGCCAGAGGGAGATGCAGGATCTTTGCAGTCATTTAGCTGGATTGCCTCATCCATTGGCGCAATTATGTCTGCCTATTTGAGTGGATATTTGCTAGAGCATTTCGGTGCGAAGTTTGTATTTGAGATTACGGCAATTTTGCCTCTATTGGTAGGGATTTCTGCCTTTGCGATCGCTGATCCACCGATGTCCACGGTATATATTGTTGCGCCTGACAAATCGGCAACTAATCTTGAATCGGCGACACCTGCGGCTCTATCTCGAAATTCACAGTTATGGATGTCGCTGAAGTTTAACTTTGGTCAGTTACGCCAAGCCTTTACCAACAAAGCCATTTGGCTCCCGACACTTTTCTTGTTTATCTGGCAAGCAACGCCCAGTTCAGATACTGCGTTTTTCTATTTCACTACTAATGAACTGAAGTTTAACCCTGA
Coding sequences within:
- a CDS encoding YdcF family protein, producing the protein MEPLIFFAVIWLLWLISSRSWKRRFVLPLAIIGLLYLFITSPIMLALASQGLTFAIPQDSGENADAIVILGRGESLRSPRVDLGNELWQQKRAPKIFVSGMLDAQEIATHLKQKGVPHFKISGESCSQSTEENAQFTTALLYPQGIQKILLVTDVPHMLRSQILFQSYGFKVIPRMIPLPVQWSNNKQLKAVLREYAALIHYQWNGYLRNRTQEEIVNPSEKVSDRLKNWNCRINI
- a CDS encoding folate/biopterin family MFS transporter, with protein sequence MLIQSDWLKRLRGHSFDLELGAIAIIYFVQGAMAISQLAVSFFLKDDLGLSPAEVASMVGITMIPWTIKPLYGLISDGFPIFGYRRRPYLLISSVLGIFAWSSMGLWVATPFWAIAMIAFGSLSLACSDAITDALIVQRARLEPEGDAGSLQSFSWIASSIGAIMSAYLSGYLLEHFGAKFVFEITAILPLLVGISAFAIADPPMSTVYIVAPDKSATNLESATPAALSRNSQLWMSLKFNFGQLRQAFTNKAIWLPTLFLFIWQATPSSDTAFFYFTTNELKFNPEFLGTIKFFASWAGLLGVWLFQRFFKAVPTRKIFFWTTIISTVLGLTSLLLVTHTNRALGIDDRWFSLGDSLILTVAGRIAFMPVLVLAARLCPEGIEATLFALLMSVINISALCSFQLGAVLTHFLGVTESNFDNLWLLITIANISSLLPLPFLKWLPDEKNGKFHQSNQTTALPESQSLDIKNPLAGEQPEVVLQENP